CGCACTGTTTCAAAAACGTGTCCTTCCCTGCCCCATAGATGTGCCTGACGGCTCCTTTGATCTTGTTGTCTCTGCCTATTCACTGTATTTTTTCCCCGAAGAGATAGAAGAAGCAAAGAGAGTTTTACGACCCGCGGGTATTTTTCTTGCCATAACACACAGTGAGTCAATGCTTCAGGAGGGAGAAAGGTTTTTCGATTTTACAAACCTGCGGCAAGTGATCAGGAATTTTTCTGCCGAAAACGGCGAGGAAGCCCTGAGGGCACACTTTCGGAATGTCCAATACATTGATTACAGGAATGCCATCGTCTTCAGCAGACCCGAGAAGAAGGACCTTGCCGATTATATAGATTTCAAGAGGGAATACATATCGAGAGATGTAGACCCGGAAAGGGTCTTGACAACAATTCTCAATGAACTGAAAAGAAAAGGGACCATGAGGTTTAATAAGGACGACCGGATATTTCTGGCAAGAAAATGAAAAAAAAGAATTATTGCACAACGTGCGGCAAGACGCTCGAAACCGATACACTTGATGGTAAGGAAAGGCAGGTCTGCTCAAATTGCAGAGAGGTTTTTTACGAAAATCCCTTGCCGGTTGCAACTGTTATCCTGCCAGGCCTAAACAGGGAAATTCTCCTGGTAAAAAGGGCCAGGGAGCCCTTTAAAGGCATGTGGTGTTTCCCCATCGGCTTTGCCGAGGTTGGTGAGAGCATTGAAGATGCTGCGCTGAGAGAGCTTAAGGAAGAAACCGGCGTGGAAGGGAAAATAGTCCAGCTTATTGATGTAAGTACTCACAAAAATCCATTTTACGGCGACCTCCTCATTGTCAGTTTTGAGGCGGAGAAGATCGGTGGGGAAGAGGAACCAGGTGATGATGCATCGGACTGCAGGTATTTCCCGGTTATGAGTCTTCCGAAGCTTGCCTTTGATTCACAGGTCAGGGCGATAGAAAAGTTTATTGGACTCAAAAAGGACCTCTGGAACTTGCATGATTCATTGGAAATGTTTGTCGAGGGGATTATACAGAACAAAATCATATACCCGAGCAACCTCCTTTCTGATGAGCTTATCAATGCAGTCCAGCAAAACTCAGAAAAAATTGTGAGCCTCTGGCTTAATGATATCTTTACGAATCCCACCACGAGAGGATATCACCAATTTGACAAAGAGGATCTTTTTCAAAGAGCTATGTTCGTCATAGGTCAGTTTGGGGTATGGCTTAAAGGGGAAAAGAGTGAGAGCGAGTTCAAGAAGTTTTATACAGATCTTGGTTCCCACCGGCGCAAAGACGGGATACCCCTCGAGGAGATTATGAGCTCCCTGAGCCTGTTGAAAAAACACATCTGGATGTTTACATATTCCTTCGGCGTCTGGGAAAAGGCATTGGACATCTACCGCATGTTTGAGCTTGGCGAAAGGCTTGTCTATTTTTTTGATCGTGCAGCGTATTACACAGTAACGGGATACTTTCAGAAAGTTACATCCCCAGAGGTTTTAGAATCTACATAGTGCGCGAGAAGAGGAGATCATTCAAACCATGAGACAACTGCTTTAAACATGGCCTTGAGAGGCGGATACAACTTTCATCAAGACAGGAGCCCGGTATTTTCCCGATACCCACCCAATAAATCCACCAGTTCGGCGCCAAAAAGATGCAACTTCTCACCCGGCAACAAGCCTCTCTCCTTCAGCTCATTGACAGAATCTACCTCCAGAGCGGAAAGCAAAACCAGATCCTGATCCGATAAGATCATGAAGATTGCCCGGTTAATTTCCTTGGCCTTCCCATACCGCCACCGGAAAAGGTGTTTTAAGCGTTCTTTCTGGGTGTCCGTTAAGGTATAGTAGCGCGCGATTTTTTTATAGCCGTCGTTATCGAGATCCTTTTTGTGCCACTTGATCTTGGTCATGTCCGCAAAAATTCGGGCCGCCTCATCGCCCAGCCCGGCCTGCTGCAGCTCCTCTTCCAGCCGGTGGTATAAATCCGGGAGATGGGCCGTGTCCAAAGCGGCATAATGCAGTTGTTCTTCCGTCAAGGGACGTAAATCCCAGCGGGAACGCTGCATCTTTTTCTTTTTCTCAAATTCAATGCCCAGATACTGGCCCACGACGTTCACCAGAGAAAGATGGCTGGAGCCTAAAAGCGAGGCGGCCCGATAGGTATCGAAAATGTTTTTGAAGATAAAACCATAATCCCGCTTCAGGATGCGGATGTCATTGTCCCCGGCATGCACAACCTTTAACAGGGAAGGAGCGGCAAAGTACTGGCCCAGGAAGGAAAGGTCCAGGTTGCCGAGCGGATCAAAGAGATAGGTTTTTCTGTCTGCTCTTATCTGAATCAGGCATAGTTTTTCACGAAAGTAGCGCAGGGAGTCGTACTCCGTGTCCATACAGATCACGGTCGAGCTGCCGATATCCTGTCTGGCTTCCTCGGCTTCGGATTGCGTTTTCACGACAATCCACGGATTATGCTGCATTGGTCATCCTCTTTTCTAATCCCTTCAAATCACAGGCGGGAAAAACCGTCAAGATATTTTATTCGCTTATTATTATCTGGTTACTTTGGCAAATCTTTTTTGATGCGCTCGGCAATCTGCCTTACCTGCGCCATGACCTCTCTTTCATCAATCGTGAGCAGATGACGGTTTTTCATAACGAGCCTCCCGTTGATCATGGCCGTATCCACATCGGCGCCGCCGGCGGCATATACCAGGTGCGAATATTCATTGTAAAGCGGCGTCAGATGAGGCTTGTTCAAAGGGATAATGATGAGGTCGGCTTTTTTCCCGGCCGTAAGCGTCCCTGCCATCTTCTCCAGACCTAAGGCCCTGGCTCCCTCGCAAGTGGCCATCCGGAGGACCGTTCTGGCATCCATGACCGTGGGGTCCAGACTGTTTATCTTATGGAGCTTGGCCGTCATGTCCATTTCCCTAAACATATCGAGATCATTATTGCTGGCGCAGCCGTCGGTGCCCAGCCCCACCGTAATGCCGGCGGCCAGCATCGCCGGCACCGGGGCGACGCCGGAGGCCAGTTTCATGTTGCTTTCCGGGGTGTGAACCACTTTGCAGCCCTGATCGGCAAAAAGTTCAATATCATGCTCATCCATGACGACACAGTGATAAGCCAAGAAGCGATCCGTCAGGTATCCTGTATTCTTCAGGAATGCCAGGGCCTTTTGGCCGAACATTTGTTGCAGTTTCACACTTTCCGCCTTATTTTCCAGCAAATGCAGGGCATAGGGCAAATTATATTCGTCGGCAATTTCTTTGGCAGCGGTAAGCGCCGCGGGCGAGCAGGCATAAAGCGAGTGTGGGTGCACAATGATATTTATCAGCGGCTCGTCTCCCCACTTTTCAATGAGCTTGCGGGTGCAGACCAACCCGTCGGTCGTTGTTGCCGCAGCGGGCGAAGGGAAATCCAGCAATCCTTCGCCCAGCACGCAGCGTATCCCGGCCTGCTTAGCCGCCCGCGCCACTTCATCTTCAAACAGGTACATGTCGCAGAAGGTTGTCGTTCCCGACTTGATCATTTCCGCGGCGGCCAGCAGGCTTCCCCAGTAGACCATCTCCCGGTTGATGTGCTTGGCCTCGAGGGGGAAGATGTAGTTATTAAGCCAGATCATAAGTTCCAGATCGTCGGCTACACCCCTGAAACAGGTCATGGCAGCATGGGTGTGGCAGTTTACCAGACCGGGCATTACCAGACAATTCTCAGCCTCCAGCAGCGTGCGGCCGACAAACTGGCTCTTGATGGCCGCCGAGCTGCCTGTTTGCACGATGGTGTCACCATCAATAGCCAGGGCGCCATTGACAATCCTGGTATCCTGCTCATCCAGAGTCAGGATCGTCCCGCCAGCAATAATCGTATCAACTTCTCGCATGGCAGGGGCCTTAGCATCTTATGTGCTGCACGTCAACAAAATAATTAATAATTATCAATCAATATCAATTAGTTAATCGCTGTTGGCTCTAAATCGCCGCAGGGAAATATCCTGAGGAGGGAATTGAAGAAGTAAATCTCCTGGGCGGAAGATGCTTTTCAGGGAAAGCTGATTACATCCGCTGGGCAGTTGGATGCACATAGGCCGCAGCCTGTGCAGGTGTCTTCCTTGACGTGAGCAACAGGTACACCTGCGGGTGTCAGGGGGCCGAAGATCGCGATCTGCCGTTCTTGCATTTCCATCTCTATTGCACTGGCAGGACAGGCCTCCTTGCAGGAGCCGCAGCCACTGCAACGTTCCTCATTTACCTGGGGCAATACGCGATCCATTTCGTTATCGAGGAGCATCTCGCCCAGGGCGCCGAGGATTTCCCTTTTCTCCCAGCGCAGCTCCCGGGGATGCCGGATAAATCCCGCATGGTATTTCTTTCTTCCCCATTTTGTGGGCGACCACCGGAGCTGGGGCTCGGACCGGTAGAGGGAGAGAAATTCCCTCCCCTGCAAGCGCTCGGCGTAGTCGTCGAAGCGGACGATTGTGTCGGCGTTGATAACCAGTTCCCTGTCTCCCCGCGTAATAGAGACCCGGTTACCAGTAAAGAAAAAACGTTCATCCTCCTCAAGATGGATGAAGATGATACCTTCCCTTCTTGCCAATTCATAGGCAAGCTCACCGTAAGAAGGGGTAACCATGTTGCGCGTCAACACGTAGACGGTCTTACCGGCTTTTCTTAGGGCTCTCGCTGCCTCAATAAACTTTGCGGAGATGAATTCAGAGAATATGGCGTAACCGGGATTATCTGTACCCAGATAGAAGAGATAGGTTGGGGATCCTCCCTCGGGAAGAGCAAAATCAGGTTCATCTTCACGGTAAAGCCGCTCGTCTTGCCGTTCGGCTTTGGCGAGGATTTCCGGCCCTTTGACAGCGATCAATCCGGCGCCAAACCCCGTGAGAATAGCATCCTTGATATTCATCGGCTCCAGGGCCCCGCCGGAGACGTAAACACCTTCGACATCCGTCTGAAGCGGCGCCTTTTCATTGACAAATCCATGGGCATTCAACGAAAAACCGAACAGCTTGCTCAACTCTGCCAGCTCGGGGTTGGGCCGGAGTCCGATGGCCAGAACAACGTAGCTGAAGCGCTCTTCTCTTAATTGTCCGCCGGCGTAATACCTTACCGTCACACCGTCCTCATCCTCCTCGAAATACCGGGAATTGGCCCGGATAAACCGCACCCCTGCATCGCGGTAAGCCTGCTCCATGTAATATTCCTGGCCGAACAGCCGGAGGTCGTTGTAGAATACGGTCATCTCCGGTTTTGCCCTCTGGAGCGTCCACTTGATTTCACGGATCGTATAGGAACAACATACTGATGAGCAGAGGGGATTTTCCTGAGAACGGGACCCGACGCAGAGAAAAAAACCGATCTTGTGGAAATCGCGGGGAAGCTCTCCTTGCCGCTGGTCAATGAGCGCGTCGTATTCAAGGCTCGTCATGACCCTCTTACCCTTGTATTCAACGGGATCGTAGGGCAAAAGCCCGGTGGCGATGATCACCCTGTCGGCAGTGAGCGTCCGTCCATCTTCCAAAGTCACGATGAAAAGATTGTCCTTTTTAGCGACGGAGACAATTTTCCCTTCCCTTACCACCGTCAAACGGGGATCATCCCTTATCTCGTCAAAAAATGTTTTGAACCCGATGCGGCAATTGGCAATGCGGGCCATGAGACCGCCGGGTTCCGCCGAGGACTCAAGGATGGTGACGGTATGGTTTGCCTTCAGGGCGACCTTCGCCGCCGAGATGCCGCTGATGCCGCCGCCTATTATCAATACGCTCATAAGGCTTGTTTCTCTCCCATTATATAGAGGAGGAGGTCCGTGAAGTAGATGACCTTTCTCGTGTTCGAGAATGTCTTCATCGCCATGTGACAGAGCGGGCAGAAGACAACGATCGTTCCTTGTGACTTCTCCAGAATCAGTTTGGACAGCTTTTCCGTGACGGACTTGTTGATGAAAATCTGGTTGCCGCCGCAGCAGCGGTCTTTCACCTTTTCACCGGCCACTTCACCGCCGAAACGGCTAATTACCTCTTCCATGACCGTATTCCTCTGAATTGCCGTTTCCCGTGGGCGCAGGAGGATGCAGCCATAATATGGCGTAAAGACCTGCTCCTTCAGATCCCGCGCCGGTTTTAGGGAAGAAAGGAAGGCATCATCGAAAAGGTCGAGGGGGTGGGAAATGATGAATTCTTTTTGCTCGTCGGCCTCGCGCAGATTCTTGTAGCAGGCGGGACAGGGAGCGACGATCTCAATGAAGAGACCCGCGGCCTTGGCCAGGTTCTTCTTTGAGAATTCCGTCAATTCCTTTCTGTCGCCGTATTCAAAAGCGCCACAGCAGTTCCAGTCCGGGATTTCCTTGAGGGTATGCCCCTGTTTCCCGAAGACCTTGCGTAGCCCTGTATCCAGTTTGCGGGCTGAGCCGGTGAGGGAGCAGCCCGGGTAATAACCGTAGTTCATTTAGTCCTCTTTACGTTGTGGGGAAGATGAATGCCCGCATATTCCAGCCATTTAGACAGGTGTTTTATGTATCCTCCCTTAAGAAGGAAAGGGATCGCCTTGATAATCACGTATGGTTCGTAAACCCTTCCCCAGATTGAAACAGAGTCCTTAAAGGCCTTTTCAAAGGGCGACGCAGCGGCGAGCTCTTCCCGGAGCGCCCGGATAACCTCCGGAATCCGTATATTCCACGGACAGGCGTCGGTGCAGCGGTAACACCCCGTGCAGTAACGAACGAGAGGATCATCGGCAAGAATGTTATTGCCGAGAAAGAGCTGCTGGAGAATTTCCTGCGGGTTGGTATTTTCCGCAAGATCATTCACCGTACAAACTGAGGCGCAGATTTTACAGCCCAGACAGACAGAGAAATCCTGTCGCTCGTAATCCGTTAAAGCAAAGACCCTGCTCTGGTCATTGTTTTTCATTCCATCCTCGTCCAATGTGTAAAGGAAGAAAAATTGGCCGGTTCACTTAATCTCTCAATCTTCCGCATCTTTCAGCTCATCCTCAAGAAAGGTAAGGTACGGTATGGGGTCATCGAAATTCTGCCCGGACATATAAAAAAACATGCCCTGGAGCCTCTCCGAGGTGCCCTTGAAGTATTTCGTCAGGGGGATGCCCTGTGGACAGGCCTCTTCGCAGGCTCCGCAGCCCACGCAGGTTTGGGAAACATGAAACATCCGGATCAGTTGGAAGAGTTCTTTGCCCTGCGGCATAGTGGTGGAACCGGTCCGCAGAACCTTGTTCAAGAGCGCATCCCCTTTGGGCAGGTATTCATCGCCATGAAAAACACAGTCAATACAGTAGCATACCGGGCACATCGCCATGCAGTTCTTGCACATGATGCACTTTGAAAAATCCTTCGCAAAATCGTCCATATCGGTCTGGAACTGGGGAGGCGGTTCCTTCTCGCCGACAAGCATCTCTTTGGGAGCTTCTTCGAGGTTGCCCTCCATCAGGGAAAGAAAGGTCTCCCCTTTTTCCGTGTAAGAAAAGGCCCAGAAGGCCCCGCGTTTATCAATTCTGATCCCGGCGTCTCCCACAATACCTCTTGGTTCCCGGCAGACCTGGCAGGCCCACCGCATTTTGTCGGTTTCCTGCATGTAGGTAAAAAGCTCACGCGCCTCCGTCGGTATTGCGCCAATCTCCTCTTTTGTGGAAACCGTGCCGGGACAATCAACGGAAACAGCGATGATATCCTCGCGTTCAATCTGGGTAAGTTTGACCAGCTCCACATACGCCCGAATCTCGCAAGGTCTCAGCAGAAGGATGATCTGCGCCCCTTTGGCAAAGAGACGGCGCAGAAACAAGGCGCCGCTTACGCTGAAAAGCGGATTTAATAGGGAGTATTGTTCGAGGCTGTTTTTGAATATCCGATGACTTACCCCATTCTTGTCCTTTTCAAAACCGAGGACCAGGTGTTGTTCATCCTTCAGAAACTCCGTGAGCGCGCCTTCTACCGCACCGTTCTTAAGCTTTTTTGCCTGCATTTTTCTTTTCCTTTAGCTCTGCGTGCATGACCGTTACCTTCTCCACAAAGCGCCGCGCTTCCGCCGCACTTACCCAGAAAAGCTTCAGTCTATCCTTCATGGAGAAGGCGTCGAACATCTCTTTCAGGGCCGCTATCTTTCTGCGCGTGTAATAGTTGCCTTTGATATAGTGGCAGTCTCCGGGGTGGCAGCCGGCGACAAAGACGCCATCCGCCCCCTCAGTTATGGCCTTGATAATGAAGGCCGGATCAACCCTGCTGGAACAGGGCACCTGGATGAGCTTCACCCCATCCGGGTATTTCATTCTCAAGCTTCCGGCCATCTCGGACGCCTTAAAAGTGCAGTGCGAACAGGCGAAACCGATGATCTCGGGGTTATTCCGGGTTTGATCTTCCATAGCCTTCCTTCCGAGCCAATTGCTAAACGTTTTGTCATGCCCGAATGTTTCTGTCGGGCATCCATGATTTCATACAGCTACAAACTGGATTCCCGCCCAAAAGAGTCGCGGGAATGACAGAATTGGGAGTTTAGCAATTACCTCCTCTGTTAATCTTATCCGCCTCCGTAAAGGCGCTTATCTCGTCATCAATCATGCTGTCCCCATAGCCTTTTAAACTTATCGCCGATGAGGGGCACGTGCTGTTGCAGAGGCCGCACCCCGTGCAGGCCGCTTCCTCCACCCGGGCAACCCGCGTTGTCTCGTCAAACGTTATCGCCTTGGCAACACAGGCCTGCTCGCACATCCGGCAGCCGCTGCACCGCTTCGGATCAACGCAGGAAATGAAGGGATCAACCGCTGCATAGCCGAGATTCAGGAAGCCAAAAAGTTTCACCGCCGCCGCCCTGCCGTGGTTGAGCGATTCTTCCACATCCTTGGGGCTCGAACATGACCCGGCGATAAAGATCCCTTTCACCGCCGTGTCAAAGGGCCGAAGCTTGATATGGGCCTCCAGGAAGAATTTATCCTTATCAAGGGTAATCTTGAGGAGTGAGGCGATCAACCGGTTGTCCACGGGGGGAGACATACCGATGGAGAGCACTACCAGATCGAACTCTCGCTCAAAAGTCTCGCCAAAAAGCGTATCCTCTCCACGGATTACAATGCCCGTTGGTGACGGATTGATCTCCGCAACATTTGCCCGCGTAAAGAGCACTCCCTTTTCTTGCGTATCCTCGAAATACTCCTCACCGCCGCGGGAATGGGCCCGCACATCCAAGTAAAAGGACTCCACGTATGAGTCCCTATATTTATCCTTGATTGCTTCCCCGACGCGTAACGCATTGATACAGCAAACTCTGGAGCAGTAAGGTTTCCCGATCTGTTCATCACGCGATCCGACACAATGGAGGATGGCCACCCTCGGCTTTTCGGGAAGCTGCAAAGTGTCGCCGCCGTGCTCGAACTCCAGGGTGGTGATGATTCTTTCATCCTTCCCGTAATTTAATTCCGGCTTGATGATTGGATCAAAGGGTGAAAACCCGATGGCGACAATCACTCCTCCTACGGTCAGTTTTTGCTCGCCTTGCGGGGTATCGAGCGTCACTGCATAGTTGCCGAAGGAACCCTCAAAGCCACTGATGGTCGTTGAAGTGAATAGCTCAACGTTATCTCTTGCGGCCAATTCTTCGCTCATTGCGAGGATGATGCTTTTGCCGTCTTTTCCTGCAGGCCAGATATTTTTCAGGTTCTTTACCTGGCCGCCCAATTCAGCTTTTTTTTCTACCAGATAGACCTGTATGCCCATTCGCGACAGGAACAGGGCCGCGCTTAAACCTGCTACACCGCCACCAATGATCAGGGCGGCCTTCTTGACGGCTACCATCTTCTCCTCAAGAGGAACGTAGTGGGCCGCCGAATAAAACCCTGCCAGAAT
The nucleotide sequence above comes from Deltaproteobacteria bacterium. Encoded proteins:
- a CDS encoding class I SAM-dependent methyltransferase; its protein translation is MKMTEIIHSYSDTGFHRTIGEMIKRHSENKDDIRSIVVKMIAWDGIKDVLDLGCGYGWFEEGLRGGFDIVSGIDCLAENETPFLKAARGISKTALFQKRVLPCPIDVPDGSFDLVVSAYSLYFFPEEIEEAKRVLRPAGIFLAITHSESMLQEGERFFDFTNLRQVIRNFSAENGEEALRAHFRNVQYIDYRNAIVFSRPEKKDLADYIDFKREYISRDVDPERVLTTILNELKRKGTMRFNKDDRIFLARK
- a CDS encoding NUDIX hydrolase, with product MKKKNYCTTCGKTLETDTLDGKERQVCSNCREVFYENPLPVATVILPGLNREILLVKRAREPFKGMWCFPIGFAEVGESIEDAALRELKEETGVEGKIVQLIDVSTHKNPFYGDLLIVSFEAEKIGGEEEPGDDASDCRYFPVMSLPKLAFDSQVRAIEKFIGLKKDLWNLHDSLEMFVEGIIQNKIIYPSNLLSDELINAVQQNSEKIVSLWLNDIFTNPTTRGYHQFDKEDLFQRAMFVIGQFGVWLKGEKSESEFKKFYTDLGSHRRKDGIPLEEIMSSLSLLKKHIWMFTYSFGVWEKALDIYRMFELGERLVYFFDRAAYYTVTGYFQKVTSPEVLEST
- a CDS encoding ribonuclease D, encoding MQHNPWIVVKTQSEAEEARQDIGSSTVICMDTEYDSLRYFREKLCLIQIRADRKTYLFDPLGNLDLSFLGQYFAAPSLLKVVHAGDNDIRILKRDYGFIFKNIFDTYRAASLLGSSHLSLVNVVGQYLGIEFEKKKKMQRSRWDLRPLTEEQLHYAALDTAHLPDLYHRLEEELQQAGLGDEAARIFADMTKIKWHKKDLDNDGYKKIARYYTLTDTQKERLKHLFRWRYGKAKEINRAIFMILSDQDLVLLSALEVDSVNELKERGLLPGEKLHLFGAELVDLLGGYRENTGLLS
- a CDS encoding amidohydrolase, giving the protein MREVDTIIAGGTILTLDEQDTRIVNGALAIDGDTIVQTGSSAAIKSQFVGRTLLEAENCLVMPGLVNCHTHAAMTCFRGVADDLELMIWLNNYIFPLEAKHINREMVYWGSLLAAAEMIKSGTTTFCDMYLFEDEVARAAKQAGIRCVLGEGLLDFPSPAAATTTDGLVCTRKLIEKWGDEPLINIIVHPHSLYACSPAALTAAKEIADEYNLPYALHLLENKAESVKLQQMFGQKALAFLKNTGYLTDRFLAYHCVVMDEHDIELFADQGCKVVHTPESNMKLASGVAPVPAMLAAGITVGLGTDGCASNNDLDMFREMDMTAKLHKINSLDPTVMDARTVLRMATCEGARALGLEKMAGTLTAGKKADLIIIPLNKPHLTPLYNEYSHLVYAAGGADVDTAMINGRLVMKNRHLLTIDEREVMAQVRQIAERIKKDLPK
- a CDS encoding FAD-dependent oxidoreductase, with the protein product MSVLIIGGGISGISAAKVALKANHTVTILESSAEPGGLMARIANCRIGFKTFFDEIRDDPRLTVVREGKIVSVAKKDNLFIVTLEDGRTLTADRVIIATGLLPYDPVEYKGKRVMTSLEYDALIDQRQGELPRDFHKIGFFLCVGSRSQENPLCSSVCCSYTIREIKWTLQRAKPEMTVFYNDLRLFGQEYYMEQAYRDAGVRFIRANSRYFEEDEDGVTVRYYAGGQLREERFSYVVLAIGLRPNPELAELSKLFGFSLNAHGFVNEKAPLQTDVEGVYVSGGALEPMNIKDAILTGFGAGLIAVKGPEILAKAERQDERLYREDEPDFALPEGGSPTYLFYLGTDNPGYAIFSEFISAKFIEAARALRKAGKTVYVLTRNMVTPSYGELAYELARREGIIFIHLEEDERFFFTGNRVSITRGDRELVINADTIVRFDDYAERLQGREFLSLYRSEPQLRWSPTKWGRKKYHAGFIRHPRELRWEKREILGALGEMLLDNEMDRVLPQVNEERCSGCGSCKEACPASAIEMEMQERQIAIFGPLTPAGVPVAHVKEDTCTGCGLCASNCPADVISFP
- a CDS encoding heterodisulfide reductase-related iron-sulfur binding cluster, with the protein product MNYGYYPGCSLTGSARKLDTGLRKVFGKQGHTLKEIPDWNCCGAFEYGDRKELTEFSKKNLAKAAGLFIEIVAPCPACYKNLREADEQKEFIISHPLDLFDDAFLSSLKPARDLKEQVFTPYYGCILLRPRETAIQRNTVMEEVISRFGGEVAGEKVKDRCCGGNQIFINKSVTEKLSKLILEKSQGTIVVFCPLCHMAMKTFSNTRKVIYFTDLLLYIMGEKQAL
- a CDS encoding 4Fe-4S dicluster domain-containing protein, coding for MKNNDQSRVFALTDYERQDFSVCLGCKICASVCTVNDLAENTNPQEILQQLFLGNNILADDPLVRYCTGCYRCTDACPWNIRIPEVIRALREELAAASPFEKAFKDSVSIWGRVYEPYVIIKAIPFLLKGGYIKHLSKWLEYAGIHLPHNVKRTK
- a CDS encoding 4Fe-4S binding protein, which codes for MQAKKLKNGAVEGALTEFLKDEQHLVLGFEKDKNGVSHRIFKNSLEQYSLLNPLFSVSGALFLRRLFAKGAQIILLLRPCEIRAYVELVKLTQIEREDIIAVSVDCPGTVSTKEEIGAIPTEARELFTYMQETDKMRWACQVCREPRGIVGDAGIRIDKRGAFWAFSYTEKGETFLSLMEGNLEEAPKEMLVGEKEPPPQFQTDMDDFAKDFSKCIMCKNCMAMCPVCYCIDCVFHGDEYLPKGDALLNKVLRTGSTTMPQGKELFQLIRMFHVSQTCVGCGACEEACPQGIPLTKYFKGTSERLQGMFFYMSGQNFDDPIPYLTFLEDELKDAED
- a CDS encoding hydrogenase iron-sulfur subunit; translation: MEDQTRNNPEIIGFACSHCTFKASEMAGSLRMKYPDGVKLIQVPCSSRVDPAFIIKAITEGADGVFVAGCHPGDCHYIKGNYYTRRKIAALKEMFDAFSMKDRLKLFWVSAAEARRFVEKVTVMHAELKEKKNAGKKA
- a CDS encoding CoB--CoM heterodisulfide reductase iron-sulfur subunit A family protein yields the protein MKTGIFICHCGHNIKHTVDVQQLSEHFKQCPNVTVSKDYVFLCSEPGQELIGKNIAEEGLDRVIIAACTPSLHGELFQDVLKKSNLNPFLLRRVGIREHCSWIGDDIEKNTEKAKRLILAGFYSAAHYVPLEEKMVAVKKAALIIGGGVAGLSAALFLSRMGIQVYLVEKKAELGGQVKNLKNIWPAGKDGKSIILAMSEELAARDNVELFTSTTISGFEGSFGNYAVTLDTPQGEQKLTVGGVIVAIGFSPFDPIIKPELNYGKDERIITTLEFEHGGDTLQLPEKPRVAILHCVGSRDEQIGKPYCSRVCCINALRVGEAIKDKYRDSYVESFYLDVRAHSRGGEEYFEDTQEKGVLFTRANVAEINPSPTGIVIRGEDTLFGETFEREFDLVVLSIGMSPPVDNRLIASLLKITLDKDKFFLEAHIKLRPFDTAVKGIFIAGSCSSPKDVEESLNHGRAAAVKLFGFLNLGYAAVDPFISCVDPKRCSGCRMCEQACVAKAITFDETTRVARVEEAACTGCGLCNSTCPSSAISLKGYGDSMIDDEISAFTEADKINRGGNC